One genomic region from Phycisphaerae bacterium encodes:
- a CDS encoding cytoplasmic protein, with protein sequence MIPDEEFISEPVKADPGTADASSMALGLAGLPTGFTWRDRHYDIVERLGDWKRSEAEGGRADGERYYRKHYYRIRVSTGEIMTLYFVRRVKLGESARQRWWLYSISRRPS encoded by the coding sequence ATGATTCCCGACGAAGAATTCATCTCCGAACCCGTCAAGGCCGATCCCGGTACCGCGGATGCCTCGTCAATGGCACTCGGACTGGCCGGACTCCCGACAGGCTTCACATGGCGCGACCGGCACTATGACATCGTCGAACGCCTCGGCGACTGGAAGCGCAGCGAAGCCGAAGGCGGCCGGGCCGACGGCGAGCGATATTACCGTAAACACTACTATCGAATCCGCGTCAGCACCGGCGAGATCATGACCCTCTACTTCGTTCGGCGGGTCAAGCTCGGCGAATCCGCCCGGCAGCGATGGTGGCTCTACTCGATCAGCCGCCGTCCGAGCTAG
- a CDS encoding dienelactone hydrolase family protein produces the protein MCIRFAKRALPLTFAMALIAPIGIPGVGSISLRSASADDEKPTVNSLARDLRKAHRDADYKKGLEIATRLHDLLPDDPRPMYNMACMHALLGDKGSAYSWLERAVEAGYDDASRLANDADFKHLWGESRFRAIVRRIRESAAQRVGDKASATSKPGPNPSAAAKIDVLADLPKVPSLSPAEHAEKQQQLTRELLRVAGSGDHKKALAIALEALAHARAIQDSVGDRAKSAVSLCHYNVACMYSLLKDADHAFAHLDAAVTLGGWSPGELLEQVTEDSDLDNIRKDARFEEVLRRLKAADKPASRRDSVPERDQGKDATQAPAAGPSFMTEEQKTARIEELTPALIQAAEKGDYEKALQYALEAVELADDALTNYNAACMYALNKKKDKSFEHLFRSFEKGGLRGDPVTQLTRDTDLNSLHDDPRWEKALSLARKQRDDRGAVQKDREVPFKYEVTLPPDHDPLKPAALVIAMHHFHGSRLTARDRWAEPAAAVGAILMTPQGTLEAGEDSGMFQWGNDISAVDRNIMGAIDEVMDHHKIDPDRVVIAGFSQGGSMALALALRNPDAFRGVVPVAAMFRPESESAFADEEIKRMHVYLMFGTEDNSQLIASNRKAADLFRGAGATVEVVEFEGLGHGFPRSATAELTKALKAVLP, from the coding sequence ATGTGCATTCGATTTGCAAAGCGTGCGCTGCCGTTGACCTTTGCAATGGCGCTGATTGCGCCGATCGGCATTCCAGGCGTGGGTTCCATCTCATTGCGTTCGGCCAGCGCCGACGATGAAAAGCCCACGGTCAATTCGCTGGCCCGCGATCTGCGAAAGGCCCATCGCGATGCGGACTACAAGAAGGGTCTCGAGATCGCAACCCGGCTGCACGATCTGCTGCCGGACGATCCACGACCCATGTACAACATGGCGTGCATGCACGCGCTGCTTGGGGACAAGGGTAGTGCCTATTCATGGCTGGAGCGCGCGGTCGAGGCCGGCTACGACGATGCATCGCGACTCGCCAACGATGCCGATTTCAAGCATCTCTGGGGCGAGTCCCGTTTCCGTGCGATCGTCCGTCGCATTCGCGAAAGCGCCGCGCAGCGTGTCGGGGACAAGGCATCCGCGACGTCGAAGCCCGGCCCGAATCCGTCAGCTGCGGCGAAGATCGACGTACTGGCGGATCTACCGAAGGTCCCATCGCTCTCGCCGGCTGAGCACGCCGAAAAGCAGCAACAGCTCACACGGGAACTGCTCCGCGTCGCCGGCTCCGGCGATCACAAAAAAGCGCTGGCCATTGCATTGGAAGCGCTGGCGCATGCCCGGGCCATTCAGGACAGCGTCGGCGATCGTGCGAAGTCGGCTGTTTCGCTCTGCCACTACAACGTCGCTTGCATGTATTCGCTTCTCAAGGATGCCGATCATGCGTTCGCTCATCTGGACGCAGCGGTCACGCTGGGCGGCTGGAGTCCCGGCGAACTCCTCGAACAGGTGACGGAGGATTCGGATCTCGACAACATTCGGAAAGACGCTCGGTTCGAGGAGGTGCTGCGCCGATTGAAAGCCGCTGACAAGCCGGCGTCACGTCGCGACTCCGTTCCGGAGCGGGATCAGGGCAAGGACGCAACGCAGGCCCCCGCCGCCGGTCCGAGTTTCATGACCGAGGAGCAGAAGACCGCCCGGATTGAGGAGCTGACGCCCGCGCTGATACAGGCGGCCGAAAAGGGCGATTACGAAAAAGCACTTCAGTATGCGCTCGAGGCCGTCGAATTGGCCGACGATGCGCTGACGAACTACAACGCGGCCTGCATGTATGCCTTGAACAAAAAGAAGGACAAGTCGTTCGAGCACCTCTTTCGTTCCTTCGAGAAAGGCGGGCTTCGCGGTGATCCCGTCACCCAGTTGACGCGCGACACGGACTTGAATTCCCTTCACGATGATCCGCGCTGGGAAAAGGCCCTCTCGCTGGCCAGGAAGCAGCGGGACGATCGCGGCGCGGTTCAGAAGGATCGTGAAGTTCCATTCAAGTATGAAGTGACGCTGCCGCCCGATCATGATCCACTGAAGCCCGCGGCGCTTGTGATAGCGATGCACCATTTCCACGGCAGTCGCCTCACCGCGCGCGATCGGTGGGCCGAACCCGCCGCGGCCGTGGGTGCAATACTTATGACACCACAGGGCACGCTCGAGGCCGGCGAGGACAGCGGCATGTTCCAGTGGGGGAATGACATCTCCGCCGTCGATCGGAATATCATGGGAGCGATTGATGAGGTGATGGACCACCACAAGATCGACCCGGATCGCGTCGTGATTGCCGGGTTCAGTCAGGGCGGATCAATGGCCCTTGCCCTGGCTTTGCGGAATCCGGATGCCTTCCGGGGCGTCGTGCCGGTCGCGGCCATGTTCCGCCCGGAGTCTGAGTCCGCTTTCGCCGATGAGGAAATCAAGCGAATGCACGTCTATCTGATGTTCGGCACGGAAGACAATTCGCAGTTGATCGCGTCAAACCGAAAAGCCGCGGATCTGTTTCGCGGCGCCGGCGCGACGGTCGAAGTGGTCGAGTTCGAGGGTCTGGGACACGGTTTCCCCCGGAGCGCGACCGCCGAACTGACCAAGGCCCTCAAGGCGGTGCTGCCGTAG
- the guaA gene encoding glutamine-hydrolyzing GMP synthase yields the protein MPPQTIAILDFGSQYVQLIARRVRENKVHSLIFAPGVAPDELRKHNIVGLILSGGPSSTYESGAPKPHPELFELNLPTLGICYGMQALCQFLGARVETSVRREYGRTKLEVCTRDSFVAHLPQSTNVWMSHGDMVTDYGSEFTVLARTRNCPNAVVRHKTRPIYGVQFHPEVTHTPEGGQLLRNFLYDICGARGDWTAGNIIENLVDKIQSQVRSGSQVICGLSGGVDSSVTAALLNRAVPGRVTPIFVDNGLLRGNERDRVEAVFRGHFKMDLHVVDAEARFLDRLAGVTDPQEKRRRIGHEFIEVFKAEAQRIPSAHFLAQGTLYPDVIESGQSAAGTAANIKLHHNVGGLPAELGFELVEPLRDLFKDEVRTIGELLGLSEEMVWRHPFPGPGLAVRIIGEVTKARCELLRQADQIIIEEIVAAGWYRKIAQAFGVLLPVPSVGVMGDGRAYADQNLIAVRFVESADFMTADWVHIDQTVLSTISTRITNEVRGINRVVYDVTSKPPGTIEWE from the coding sequence ATGCCTCCGCAAACCATCGCCATTCTCGACTTCGGTTCTCAATACGTACAACTCATCGCACGGCGCGTTCGGGAGAACAAGGTTCACTCGCTCATCTTCGCGCCCGGCGTCGCGCCCGACGAACTGCGAAAACACAATATCGTCGGCCTCATCCTCTCAGGCGGGCCGTCCAGCACCTACGAGAGCGGCGCGCCGAAGCCGCATCCGGAGCTGTTTGAGCTGAATCTCCCCACCCTCGGGATTTGCTATGGCATGCAGGCGCTCTGTCAGTTTCTCGGAGCACGCGTCGAGACATCGGTGCGCCGCGAATACGGCCGAACGAAGCTCGAAGTCTGCACGAGGGATTCATTTGTTGCGCACCTGCCGCAGTCCACCAACGTGTGGATGTCGCATGGCGACATGGTCACGGACTACGGCTCCGAGTTCACTGTTCTCGCACGAACCCGCAACTGCCCGAACGCGGTCGTTCGTCACAAGACCCGTCCGATTTATGGCGTGCAGTTCCATCCGGAAGTGACTCACACCCCCGAGGGCGGTCAACTGCTGCGGAATTTCCTTTACGACATCTGCGGCGCCCGCGGCGACTGGACCGCCGGCAACATCATCGAAAACCTCGTCGACAAAATCCAGTCTCAGGTACGCTCCGGTTCGCAGGTCATCTGCGGTCTGTCCGGCGGCGTCGATTCATCCGTCACGGCCGCGCTGCTCAATCGGGCCGTGCCGGGCCGTGTGACGCCGATCTTCGTCGATAACGGCCTGCTTCGCGGCAATGAACGTGATCGAGTCGAGGCCGTCTTTCGCGGCCATTTCAAGATGGATCTTCACGTCGTGGACGCCGAGGCCCGCTTTCTCGATCGGCTGGCGGGCGTGACCGACCCCCAGGAGAAACGACGCCGAATCGGTCACGAGTTCATCGAGGTCTTCAAGGCCGAAGCGCAGCGAATACCGAGTGCCCACTTCCTGGCACAGGGTACGCTGTATCCCGACGTCATCGAGAGCGGCCAGTCAGCGGCCGGCACCGCGGCGAACATCAAGCTTCATCACAATGTCGGCGGGCTGCCTGCTGAATTGGGCTTCGAACTGGTCGAGCCTCTGCGAGACCTGTTCAAGGACGAGGTGCGGACGATCGGAGAACTGCTCGGGCTGTCGGAGGAAATGGTATGGCGGCATCCGTTCCCTGGTCCCGGACTGGCCGTGCGAATCATCGGCGAAGTCACCAAGGCTCGGTGCGAACTGCTTCGGCAGGCGGATCAAATCATCATTGAGGAGATCGTCGCGGCCGGCTGGTACCGCAAGATCGCCCAGGCCTTCGGCGTGCTGCTGCCGGTGCCGAGCGTCGGCGTCATGGGCGATGGGCGGGCCTACGCTGATCAGAACCTCATTGCCGTGCGGTTCGTGGAATCAGCGGACTTCATGACCGCCGACTGGGTGCATATCGATCAGACGGTGCTTTCAACGATCTCGACACGCATCACAAACGAGGTGCGAGGAATCAATCGCGTGGTGTACGACGTGACGAGCAAACCGCCCGGTACCATCGAATGGGAGTGA
- a CDS encoding site-2 protease family protein — protein MSGEALAMVEFSRLMIAALLCWVLCVCVHEFSHALVAYIGGDRSVRERGYLSLDPTKFIDPVSSLLIPAIVLMLGGVPLPGGAVRIDESALRNRHWQVAMSAAGPVSNLVLFLLFAMPLHPMFGLVESSSTTQPTWVYFLGAMASLNFIGALFNLIPCPPLDGYRIIEHRLPRDLQERMRHPQAAMAAFGVLFVLIWTIDDAMMPFYWMLIRVCDALNLPAVTLFEGLEVVLFNRWPG, from the coding sequence ATGTCCGGTGAAGCGTTGGCAATGGTTGAATTCTCGCGGCTCATGATCGCAGCACTGCTCTGCTGGGTTCTCTGCGTGTGTGTGCACGAATTCTCCCATGCGCTGGTTGCTTACATCGGCGGTGACCGTTCGGTGCGCGAGCGCGGCTATCTCTCGCTCGATCCCACGAAGTTTATCGATCCCGTGTCGAGTCTGCTGATCCCCGCGATCGTCCTCATGCTGGGCGGTGTGCCGTTGCCCGGCGGAGCGGTCAGGATCGATGAATCCGCCCTGCGCAACCGGCATTGGCAGGTCGCGATGTCCGCGGCCGGCCCCGTCAGCAATCTGGTTTTGTTTCTGCTTTTCGCGATGCCGCTGCATCCGATGTTCGGGCTGGTCGAATCGAGCTCAACCACCCAGCCGACATGGGTCTATTTTCTCGGGGCAATGGCGTCTTTGAATTTCATCGGCGCGCTCTTCAACCTCATACCGTGCCCGCCGCTGGACGGCTACCGCATCATCGAGCACAGGCTGCCGAGGGATTTACAGGAGCGGATGCGGCATCCGCAGGCGGCGATGGCGGCGTTCGGCGTTCTGTTTGTGCTGATCTGGACAATTGACGACGCAATGATGCCGTTTTACTGGATGTTGATTCGCGTATGCGATGCACTGAATCTTCCGGCCGTCACGCTGTTTGAAGGCCTGGAAGTCGTGCTGTTTAATCGATGGCCCGGATGA
- a CDS encoding SulP family inorganic anion transporter, with amino-acid sequence MSGAETAKLNNDQGFDLRREFLASIVVFLVALPLCMGIAMASGMPPAAGLVTGIVGGIIVGGLSGAPLQVSGPAAGLSIMVLQIVNQEGVGVMTLAVLIGGAIQLTAGLLRFGQWFRAVSPAVIRGMLTGIGVLIFAGQFHVMVDDSMRNSGLANIASIPESIMKGLTPTDDASHHWAAIIGILTITVILLWKLASRSRLKLIPAPLIAVVLSTLIVMVFGLPVKLVSIPANLVKDISLPEAEFFSRILDGRVMLAGLAIAFVASAETLLCATAVDNMHNGPRTKYDKELAAQGVGNMICGLFGALPMTGVIVRSAANVQAGAKTRMSAILHGVWLLLFVVALPQVLNSIPTACLAAILVYTGYKLIDFKALRDLAAYGRGEVAIFVATVVMIVVADLLTGVLIGVGLSAAKLLYTFSHLDLRIEDDAANNRTVLRLRGAATFVRLPRLAAVLEMVQPTRELHVHFERLDYIDHACLDLLINWEKQHESTGGKLVIDWDNLTARFHRDENGMSAEATSMMTGALNPPRRAAVEQAGPPRETSESRG; translated from the coding sequence ATGAGCGGAGCAGAAACCGCCAAACTGAATAACGACCAAGGCTTCGATCTGCGGCGGGAGTTCCTCGCCTCGATCGTGGTATTTCTCGTTGCCCTTCCGCTTTGTATGGGCATTGCGATGGCATCAGGCATGCCGCCGGCCGCGGGTCTTGTGACCGGCATCGTGGGCGGCATTATCGTCGGCGGGCTGTCCGGCGCGCCGCTTCAGGTCAGTGGCCCCGCAGCCGGTCTGTCGATCATGGTGCTCCAGATTGTGAATCAGGAGGGTGTCGGGGTCATGACCCTCGCCGTGCTGATCGGTGGAGCAATCCAGTTGACAGCCGGCCTGCTGCGTTTCGGGCAGTGGTTCCGCGCCGTCTCTCCGGCGGTCATACGCGGCATGTTGACCGGCATCGGCGTGCTCATCTTCGCCGGACAGTTCCACGTCATGGTGGACGACAGCATGCGAAACTCGGGGCTCGCAAACATCGCTTCCATACCTGAAAGCATCATGAAGGGGCTCACACCGACCGACGACGCCAGCCATCACTGGGCCGCGATCATCGGTATCCTGACAATTACCGTGATCCTGCTCTGGAAGCTCGCTTCCAGATCCCGTCTCAAGCTGATCCCCGCGCCGCTCATCGCCGTAGTCTTGAGCACGCTCATCGTAATGGTCTTCGGCCTGCCCGTGAAACTGGTTTCCATTCCGGCAAATCTCGTCAAGGACATCTCGCTTCCCGAGGCGGAGTTCTTCAGTCGGATCCTGGATGGCCGCGTGATGCTTGCCGGTCTGGCGATCGCTTTCGTGGCCAGCGCCGAGACGCTTCTCTGCGCAACGGCCGTGGACAACATGCACAACGGTCCGCGAACAAAGTACGACAAGGAATTGGCGGCTCAAGGTGTCGGCAACATGATCTGTGGTCTCTTCGGCGCGCTGCCGATGACCGGCGTCATCGTTCGCAGCGCCGCAAACGTGCAGGCCGGCGCGAAGACGCGCATGTCGGCGATTCTGCACGGCGTGTGGCTGCTGCTCTTTGTCGTCGCGCTGCCGCAGGTGCTCAACAGCATTCCGACCGCCTGCCTTGCCGCGATACTGGTCTACACCGGCTACAAGCTGATCGACTTCAAGGCGCTCCGCGATCTTGCCGCATATGGCAGGGGCGAGGTGGCGATCTTCGTCGCAACGGTCGTGATGATTGTCGTCGCGGACCTGCTGACGGGTGTGCTGATTGGTGTCGGGCTTTCAGCGGCAAAGCTGCTTTACACCTTCTCGCATCTCGATCTTCGGATCGAGGATGATGCTGCAAACAATCGAACGGTGCTGCGACTCCGTGGAGCGGCGACTTTCGTTCGCCTGCCGCGGCTTGCGGCTGTGCTCGAGATGGTGCAGCCGACGCGAGAACTGCACGTCCACTTCGAGCGGCTTGATTACATCGATCACGCCTGTCTCGACCTGCTTATTAACTGGGAGAAGCAGCACGAATCAACCGGCGGAAAGCTCGTCATCGACTGGGATAATCTGACGGCCCGTTTCCATCGCGACGAGAACGGAATGTCGGCCGAGGCGACATCCATGATGACCGGCGCGCTGAACCCGCCCAGACGGGCGGCCGTCGAGCAGGCCGGGCCACCGCGCGAAACCAGCGAGTCTCGCGGCTAG
- the hutI gene encoding imidazolonepropionase, whose product MKTLIHNIGQLVAVPPGPVRGRAMRDVPLLADAAVLIEDERIAWIGDRDAVPDRSPDLAIDARAGTVVPGLVDCHTHLVFAGSREDEFVRKIEGASYIEILEAGGGIRNSMRSLRAADEATLLAQSRPRLDRMLECGATTVEIKTGYGLSPAEELKTLRVIRQLSAESPVEIAATYLAAHTIPPEYEGRADDYIDAVTEDGLLARIGTERLASFADVFCERGAFDVEQGRRYLERCARHGLVPKVHSEQITCTGATRMAVELGAASADHLEFVDDAALAALSDSGTIPVVLPGCSFFLHSAPAPARRMIEAGLPLALATDCNPGSCMIESLPLIMSMGATMLRMTPLECLVACTANAASALRMGDRLGTMTVGYQADLLILDIPNVNQWVYRVGVNPVSRVIKRGRVILDRS is encoded by the coding sequence ATGAAAACGCTGATACACAACATCGGGCAACTCGTCGCGGTTCCGCCGGGGCCGGTTCGCGGTCGAGCGATGCGCGACGTTCCGCTCCTTGCGGATGCGGCGGTCCTGATTGAGGACGAGCGGATCGCCTGGATCGGCGATCGCGACGCGGTCCCCGACCGATCGCCTGATTTGGCGATCGATGCGCGGGCCGGCACGGTCGTTCCGGGGCTGGTGGATTGTCACACCCACCTGGTGTTTGCCGGCTCGCGGGAAGACGAGTTCGTGCGCAAGATCGAAGGCGCGAGTTACATCGAAATCCTCGAGGCCGGTGGAGGCATTCGCAATTCAATGCGCTCGCTGCGTGCGGCCGATGAGGCGACATTGCTCGCCCAATCGCGGCCGCGGCTGGATCGGATGCTGGAATGTGGGGCGACGACCGTCGAGATCAAGACGGGCTACGGTCTGTCTCCGGCCGAGGAGTTGAAGACGCTTCGGGTTATACGGCAGCTCTCTGCGGAGTCGCCCGTTGAAATCGCCGCGACCTATCTGGCGGCGCACACGATTCCGCCGGAGTATGAAGGGCGAGCCGACGATTACATCGATGCGGTCACGGAAGACGGGCTGCTTGCTCGCATCGGGACGGAGCGGCTGGCTTCTTTTGCCGATGTCTTCTGCGAGCGCGGGGCGTTCGACGTGGAGCAGGGCCGTCGATACCTTGAGCGTTGCGCGCGGCATGGACTTGTGCCGAAGGTCCACTCGGAGCAGATCACCTGCACCGGCGCGACTCGGATGGCCGTCGAGCTGGGCGCTGCGTCGGCGGATCATCTTGAATTCGTCGATGATGCCGCGCTGGCGGCACTGTCGGACTCGGGCACGATACCGGTTGTGCTGCCGGGGTGTTCGTTTTTTCTGCATAGCGCTCCCGCACCGGCCCGGCGGATGATCGAAGCGGGTCTGCCGCTGGCGCTGGCCACGGACTGCAATCCCGGCTCGTGCATGATCGAGTCGCTGCCGCTCATCATGTCGATGGGCGCGACGATGCTTCGAATGACGCCGCTGGAATGCCTGGTGGCGTGTACCGCGAACGCCGCATCAGCTTTGCGGATGGGCGATCGGCTTGGCACGATGACCGTGGGATATCAGGCGGACCTGCTGATTCTGGATATCCCGAATGTGAATCAATGGGTGTATCGGGTCGGAGTAAATCCGGTTTCGCGCGTGATCAAGCGTGGGCGCGTCATCCTGGATCGAAGCTGA
- the trpS gene encoding tryptophan--tRNA ligase, translating to MQRVLSGVQSSGKLHLGNYFGAMKQHIDGQGDHESFIFIANYHALTSVQNADLMRQLTLDVALDYLALGLDPNKATLFRQSDVPEVCELMWILSTVTGKGLLERAVSYKDKVAKGLSASMGLFSYPILQAADILIYRSHFVPVGKDQVQHIEMTADMAGYFHGTYGCEVFVIPQARLNESAIVPGVDGEKMSKSYGNTIDLFEDPKSAKKKIMGIKTDSTPVDQPKNPETCNVFALLRLMASPEETLEWDRRYRAGGMGYGDAKKRLAELFEEKFGPAREHRAKLAADPSYAEDVLRQGGRRARAVAQGVMEDVRRACGIVVSP from the coding sequence ATGCAACGAGTGTTGAGTGGCGTCCAGTCCTCGGGAAAACTCCATCTGGGCAACTATTTCGGCGCGATGAAGCAGCACATTGACGGCCAAGGCGATCACGAGAGCTTCATCTTCATCGCGAATTATCATGCACTGACATCGGTGCAGAACGCCGATCTCATGCGTCAATTGACGCTTGATGTCGCGCTGGACTATCTCGCGCTGGGGCTGGATCCGAACAAGGCGACGCTCTTTCGGCAGAGCGACGTTCCGGAAGTCTGCGAACTCATGTGGATACTTTCGACCGTCACCGGCAAAGGGCTTCTGGAGCGCGCCGTCAGCTACAAAGACAAAGTCGCGAAGGGGTTGTCGGCGTCGATGGGGCTCTTTTCGTATCCGATTCTTCAGGCGGCCGACATTCTCATCTACCGAAGCCATTTCGTGCCGGTCGGCAAGGATCAGGTTCAACACATCGAGATGACCGCCGACATGGCGGGGTATTTTCATGGTACCTATGGCTGTGAGGTGTTCGTCATCCCGCAGGCGCGGCTCAACGAGTCCGCGATCGTGCCGGGCGTGGATGGGGAGAAAATGAGCAAGAGCTACGGCAACACGATCGACCTGTTCGAGGATCCAAAGTCGGCGAAGAAGAAGATCATGGGCATCAAAACCGATTCGACGCCGGTCGATCAGCCGAAAAATCCGGAGACCTGCAATGTCTTCGCGCTGCTGCGTCTGATGGCGAGTCCCGAGGAGACCCTGGAATGGGATCGGCGATACCGCGCCGGAGGCATGGGCTATGGCGATGCCAAGAAGCGCCTCGCTGAGCTGTTTGAGGAGAAATTCGGTCCGGCGCGCGAACACAGAGCCAAGCTCGCGGCCGATCCGTCGTATGCCGAGGACGTACTTCGGCAGGGCGGCAGGCGCGCGCGAGCCGTGGCGCAGGGTGTGATGGAGGACGTGCGCCGAGCCTGCGGAATCGTGGTGAGCCCATGA
- the lexA gene encoding transcriptional repressor LexA has product MSSPRRKSAGRPSRKHVARKPRTQPSRTTRPATPRQTEILTYVRDYTHKHGYSPTYDEIAEQFGISKVTVFEHLTILEERGLIRREKHKARSLLLADHLELPDEKPSCIRLLGRIAAGTPIEAVQDREVLDLEDIFTSPHGVYALQVRGDSMIDDHINDGDFVVVENRTSPHNGEMVVARLPEDDEVTLKRFYRERGRIRLQPANDKYEPIFVENCEIQGVVIGVVRRV; this is encoded by the coding sequence ATGTCGTCGCCTCGCCGCAAGTCCGCAGGTCGTCCGTCACGGAAGCACGTCGCCCGCAAGCCGCGCACCCAGCCGTCACGCACGACGCGCCCCGCGACCCCGCGCCAGACCGAAATCCTGACCTATGTCCGGGACTACACCCACAAGCATGGCTATTCCCCGACGTACGACGAGATCGCCGAGCAGTTCGGAATCTCAAAGGTGACGGTGTTCGAGCATCTCACCATTCTCGAAGAAAGGGGACTCATTCGCCGGGAGAAGCACAAGGCTCGCTCTTTGCTCCTGGCTGACCACCTTGAACTTCCGGACGAAAAGCCAAGCTGCATTCGCCTGCTCGGCCGGATCGCCGCCGGCACGCCCATCGAGGCCGTGCAGGATCGTGAAGTGCTCGACCTCGAGGACATCTTCACCTCGCCCCACGGCGTCTACGCGCTTCAGGTCCGGGGCGACAGCATGATCGACGATCACATCAACGACGGCGATTTTGTGGTCGTCGAGAATCGCACCTCACCGCACAATGGCGAGATGGTCGTCGCACGCCTGCCCGAGGACGATGAAGTCACTCTCAAGCGCTTCTATCGTGAACGGGGGCGCATTCGCCTTCAGCCGGCAAACGATAAGTACGAGCCCATCTTCGTCGAGAACTGCGAAATTCAGGGCGTCGTCATCGGCGTGGTCCGTCGCGTCTGA
- a CDS encoding carbonic anhydrase encodes MQKLVRGIHNFQSEIFGTQRKLFERLAKRQDPIALFITCSDSRINPNLITQTEPGDLFIMRNAGNIIPAYGAAVASGEAATIEFAVAELKVRDVIVCGHSHCGAMKALLAPKPPDHLPAVKHWLNFAEATRRIMREKYPELAGDSLLTATVEENVIVQIENLRTHPAIAAALSAGDLNLHGWVYKIETGEVFAFDPAEGQFHPLGEKPPTVAYPGVRLKPDKVI; translated from the coding sequence ATGCAGAAACTTGTTAGAGGCATCCATAATTTCCAGAGCGAAATCTTCGGCACCCAGCGCAAGCTCTTCGAGAGACTTGCCAAGAGACAGGACCCGATCGCGCTCTTCATTACCTGTTCTGATTCCCGAATCAACCCGAATCTCATCACCCAGACAGAACCGGGCGACCTCTTCATCATGCGCAATGCCGGAAACATTATTCCGGCTTACGGTGCGGCGGTGGCAAGCGGCGAGGCCGCCACAATTGAATTTGCGGTCGCCGAGCTGAAGGTGCGTGACGTCATCGTCTGTGGTCACTCTCATTGTGGCGCGATGAAGGCTTTGCTCGCGCCGAAACCCCCGGACCACCTGCCTGCCGTCAAGCATTGGCTCAACTTCGCGGAGGCGACCCGCCGCATCATGCGGGAAAAGTATCCGGAACTCGCGGGCGACAGCCTTCTCACCGCAACGGTCGAAGAGAATGTGATCGTTCAGATCGAGAATCTTCGTACGCATCCGGCCATCGCAGCGGCTCTGTCAGCGGGCGATCTGAATCTCCACGGCTGGGTCTACAAAATCGAAACCGGCGAAGTCTTCGCGTTCGATCCCGCGGAAGGACAGTTTCATCCGCTGGGAGAAAAGCCTCCGACGGTCGCCTATCCCGGCGTCCGCCTCAAGCCGGACAAAGTCATCTAA